Proteins co-encoded in one Marinobacter gudaonensis genomic window:
- the hemN gene encoding oxygen-independent coproporphyrinogen III oxidase, with protein MTATAAPQPRTATLPEFQWDDALIRRYDLSGPRYTSYPTAVEFNQNYPVEEMVKAAARSKASGRPLSLYTHLPFCAHLCYYCACNKVITKKRYKAMPYVERVLKEAAIQSKLFGADRPVTQLHWGGGTPTFLPRDVMQHLMEGYGELFNLQSGAERDYSVEIDPREVDQDTLPTLWELGFNRISLGVQDVNPQVQKAVNRIQPRAMTESVLNEARRIGFRSINLDLIYGLPYQTPESFAETLEAVIEMLPDRLSVFSYAHLPDRFYPQTRIQADTLPSPQQKLTILHNTINRLLEAGYEYIGMDHFAKPDDSLAVAQREGRLHRNFQGYTTHSECDLVSLGVSAIGQTDDAYFQNNHDLPSWETAIDAGQLAITKGVNLTRDDRIRRWVIGQLICQFRLDRQQFSAVWQEDLDRYFADELGRLKPMLQDELIADDGRALQVQPAGRLLIRAICQIFDLYRKEGASQRFSRII; from the coding sequence ATGACCGCCACCGCCGCACCTCAGCCCCGAACAGCAACACTGCCTGAATTCCAGTGGGACGACGCCCTGATCCGCCGCTACGACCTCAGTGGCCCCCGGTATACGTCCTATCCCACGGCCGTCGAATTCAACCAGAACTACCCGGTGGAAGAGATGGTCAAGGCCGCCGCCCGCAGCAAGGCCAGCGGCCGGCCCCTGTCGCTTTATACCCACCTGCCGTTCTGCGCGCACCTGTGCTATTACTGCGCCTGCAACAAGGTGATCACCAAAAAGCGTTACAAGGCCATGCCTTACGTGGAGCGGGTTCTGAAAGAAGCGGCCATTCAGTCCAAACTGTTTGGTGCCGACCGTCCCGTCACCCAGCTGCACTGGGGCGGTGGCACGCCTACCTTCCTGCCCAGGGATGTCATGCAGCACCTGATGGAAGGTTACGGTGAGCTGTTCAACCTGCAAAGCGGGGCAGAGCGGGATTACAGCGTGGAGATTGATCCGCGCGAGGTGGACCAGGACACCCTGCCAACCCTCTGGGAACTGGGCTTTAACCGCATCAGCCTGGGCGTGCAGGACGTCAACCCGCAGGTACAGAAAGCGGTGAACCGCATCCAGCCCCGGGCCATGACCGAGAGTGTACTCAACGAGGCACGCCGTATTGGTTTCCGGTCGATCAACCTCGACCTCATCTACGGCCTGCCGTACCAGACCCCGGAAAGCTTCGCGGAAACCCTGGAAGCGGTGATTGAAATGTTACCGGACCGACTCTCCGTGTTCAGCTACGCCCACTTGCCGGACCGCTTCTACCCGCAAACCCGCATCCAGGCCGACACCCTGCCCAGCCCGCAGCAGAAGCTCACTATCCTGCACAACACCATCAACCGGCTGCTGGAGGCCGGCTACGAGTACATCGGCATGGACCACTTCGCCAAGCCCGACGACAGCCTGGCCGTGGCCCAGCGGGAAGGTCGACTGCATCGGAACTTTCAGGGTTATACCACCCACTCGGAATGTGATCTCGTGTCCCTGGGCGTATCCGCCATTGGCCAGACCGACGACGCCTACTTCCAGAACAACCACGACCTGCCCTCCTGGGAAACGGCCATTGATGCCGGCCAACTGGCCATCACCAAGGGTGTGAACCTCACGCGCGATGACCGCATCCGCCGCTGGGTGATCGGCCAGCTGATCTGCCAGTTCCGGCTGGATCGCCAGCAGTTCTCGGCGGTGTGGCAGGAAGATCTGGACCGCTATTTTGCCGATGAGCTCGGGCGCCTCAAGCCCATGCTTCAGGATGAATTGATCGCCGATGATGGCCGGGCACTCCAGGTCCAGCCCGCCGGCCGGTTGCTGATCCGGGCCATCTGCCAGATCTTCGACCTGTATCGTAAGGAAGGTGCCAGCCAGCGGTTCTCCCGCATTATCTGA
- a CDS encoding methyl-accepting chemotaxis protein → MKLINNLSMRGKLMTLVVPALLVILYFALDSIALNYSERENMQYLRAAVELAEIGDPLTESLQKERGRSAVLLAARPGSEGALQAERDLASQRQETESRISAYRQSIQALTARSEFDATVADSIQSVDRSLASLAQIRRSIDGRAIAATEAASYFTTTITSLTDRIGLIVRRTSDAELTRQINAYRAMAELAERAGRERAAGAALIRSGEFDLPTLQRIADLAGQQQAYLDNALAMLASDDSHRITLAALPGSAESRALDEQRATLFSSPSGMYALDASDWFATATDRIRALNTLRQDLLTEIEQLADIAVADARRDLITASVVAGGAVLGVLALVLIIIRAINLQVGRLLEGVRFAMDNKDLTRNIHVASRDEVGTIGKAINELFGRFGNALLQIDKSSVQLAAATEQTSSTAGQNSSQVKNQQQQIEQVAAATEEMSATSEEISRNTQQVADAARSAMDKSRSGEQVLHGSVQSIRSLARSVQKVNEVIEELESRSTTISDVVDVIRKVADQTNLLALNAAIEAARAGEHGRGFAVVADEVRTLAQQTHQSTTQIEDIINGFKDITESASRSILESHKLANATSEQASELEQTFADILTDVNSISDMASQIATASEEQVAVTRELAGSMESVSEAAILTLTGSQEITQVTGEQARLARVLQDLANEFKVPAYS, encoded by the coding sequence ATGAAACTGATCAACAACCTCTCCATGCGGGGCAAACTGATGACCCTGGTGGTGCCGGCATTGCTGGTAATCCTGTATTTTGCCCTGGACAGCATCGCATTGAATTACAGCGAGCGTGAGAACATGCAGTATCTGCGCGCCGCCGTGGAACTGGCCGAAATCGGTGACCCGCTCACCGAATCGCTGCAGAAAGAGCGGGGCCGCTCTGCTGTCCTGCTGGCCGCAAGGCCGGGCAGCGAAGGCGCGCTGCAGGCAGAGCGCGATCTCGCCAGCCAGCGCCAGGAAACCGAAAGCCGGATCAGCGCCTATCGCCAGAGCATCCAGGCACTCACGGCCAGATCCGAATTCGATGCCACGGTTGCTGACAGCATTCAGTCCGTCGACCGGAGCCTGGCCAGCCTCGCCCAGATCCGACGCTCCATCGACGGTCGGGCAATCGCTGCGACCGAGGCGGCTTCTTATTTCACCACTACGATCACATCGCTGACTGACCGCATTGGCCTGATCGTTCGCCGCACCAGCGATGCCGAGCTGACCCGGCAGATCAACGCCTACCGGGCCATGGCAGAACTTGCGGAAAGGGCGGGCCGTGAGCGCGCAGCTGGCGCCGCGCTGATCCGCAGTGGCGAGTTCGATCTGCCCACGCTCCAGCGAATTGCCGACCTGGCCGGGCAGCAGCAGGCCTACCTGGACAACGCCCTGGCGATGCTGGCCTCGGACGACAGCCACAGGATCACACTGGCGGCCCTACCGGGCTCCGCCGAAAGCCGTGCCCTTGATGAGCAGCGAGCCACCTTGTTCAGCAGCCCCTCCGGCATGTACGCCCTGGATGCCTCCGACTGGTTCGCTACCGCTACCGACCGCATCCGTGCTCTCAATACTCTGCGCCAGGACCTGCTGACCGAAATCGAGCAACTGGCCGACATCGCTGTGGCCGACGCCCGCCGGGATCTGATCACCGCCTCGGTGGTCGCGGGCGGTGCGGTCCTGGGCGTCCTCGCCCTCGTTCTGATCATCATCCGGGCCATCAATCTCCAGGTCGGTCGTCTACTTGAAGGTGTGCGCTTCGCCATGGACAACAAGGATCTGACCCGCAATATCCACGTCGCCAGCCGCGACGAGGTGGGCACCATAGGCAAGGCCATCAACGAGCTGTTCGGGCGTTTCGGCAATGCCTTGCTGCAGATCGACAAGTCCAGTGTCCAGCTGGCCGCTGCGACCGAACAGACCAGTTCCACCGCCGGACAAAACTCCAGCCAGGTGAAGAACCAGCAGCAACAGATTGAGCAGGTGGCCGCGGCCACCGAGGAAATGTCCGCCACCTCCGAGGAAATTTCCCGCAACACCCAGCAGGTGGCTGACGCTGCTCGTAGCGCCATGGACAAGAGCCGGAGTGGTGAGCAGGTTCTGCACGGCAGCGTACAGAGCATCCGGTCACTGGCGCGTTCCGTTCAGAAGGTGAACGAGGTGATCGAAGAGCTGGAAAGCCGGAGCACCACCATCAGCGATGTGGTGGATGTGATCCGCAAGGTGGCCGACCAGACCAACCTGCTGGCCCTGAACGCGGCCATTGAAGCCGCTCGGGCGGGCGAGCATGGTCGCGGCTTTGCCGTGGTGGCAGACGAAGTGCGCACCCTGGCCCAGCAAACCCACCAGTCCACCACCCAGATTGAGGACATCATCAACGGGTTCAAGGACATTACCGAGAGCGCCAGTCGCTCCATCCTGGAGAGCCACAAGCTGGCGAACGCCACCAGCGAGCAGGCCTCCGAGCTGGAACAGACCTTCGCGGACATCCTCACCGATGTGAACAGCATTTCCGACATGGCCAGCCAGATTGCGACCGCCTCGGAAGAGCAGGTGGCGGTAACCCGGGAACTGGCCGGCAGCATGGAGTCGGTGAGCGAAGCGGCGATCCTGACCCTGACCGGTTCCCAGGAAATCACTCAGGTGACCGGTGAGCAGGCCCGGCTGGCCCGGGTGCTTCAGGATCTGGCCAACGAGTTCAAGGTGCCGGCCTACAGCTGA
- a CDS encoding U32 family peptidase, giving the protein MLNLSLGPILWFWSRQTVFEFYARAAEWPVDIVYLGEVVCSRRRELKPDDWLDLARDLKACGKNVVLSTLTLIESDADLRRLRRFCEQGDFMVEANDQSAVQVAIRNRLPFVTGPSMNIYNVATLKVLARQGLQGWSLPVELGRETLGHLLQGLEREGLALPAEVFAWGFLPLAWSSRCFTARHYNLPKDNCQFRCIEHPDGLELRSRESQELFRINGISTLSGARYDLMRQLPLMEDMGVSTVRLSPEHQGMEEVVHRFDQVRRGNTPATDPLQLVEAPPCNGYWYGQPGMAEVVE; this is encoded by the coding sequence ATGCTGAACCTGTCCCTGGGGCCGATCCTGTGGTTCTGGTCCCGACAGACGGTTTTCGAGTTCTACGCCCGTGCCGCCGAATGGCCGGTGGATATCGTGTACCTGGGCGAGGTGGTCTGCTCCCGCCGTCGGGAACTCAAACCCGATGACTGGCTGGACCTGGCCCGGGATCTCAAGGCCTGCGGCAAGAACGTGGTGCTCTCCACGCTCACCCTGATTGAATCCGATGCCGACCTGCGCCGGCTCCGCCGGTTCTGCGAGCAGGGCGACTTCATGGTGGAAGCCAACGACCAGAGCGCCGTGCAGGTGGCCATCCGCAACCGGTTGCCGTTTGTCACCGGTCCGTCCATGAACATCTACAACGTCGCCACCCTGAAGGTACTGGCCAGGCAGGGCCTGCAGGGCTGGAGCCTGCCGGTGGAGCTTGGCCGGGAAACCCTTGGTCATCTGCTTCAGGGCCTTGAGCGTGAGGGCCTGGCCCTGCCGGCGGAAGTGTTTGCCTGGGGCTTCCTGCCCCTGGCCTGGTCGTCCCGCTGCTTTACGGCAAGGCACTACAACCTGCCGAAGGACAACTGCCAGTTCCGCTGCATCGAGCACCCGGACGGCCTGGAGCTGCGCTCCCGGGAATCGCAGGAACTGTTCCGGATCAACGGCATTTCCACGCTGTCTGGCGCACGCTACGACCTGATGCGGCAACTGCCGCTGATGGAGGACATGGGCGTCTCCACGGTGCGCCTGAGTCCGGAGCATCAGGGCATGGAAGAGGTGGTTCATCGCTTTGATCAGGTGCGCCGAGGCAATACGCCCGCGACCGATCCGCTGCAACTGGTCGAAGCGCCGCCCTGTAACGGATACTGGTATGGACAGCCGGGGATGGCAGAGGTGGTGGAGTAG
- a CDS encoding sodium:calcium antiporter, producing MLIWAAVAVVGTAVVWKGSGLLEAASERLAQYYRLPEIVQGAIVVAIGSSFPELATVVVSTLVHGEFELGVAAIVGSALFNIMVIPALSGLVAREQLATNRDLVYKEAQFYMIAVATLLLTFSFAVIYNPVESTGGQLQGELTRGLAFLPLVLYVVYVFVQYQDTMDYQSDEDVSHIQPAKEWGKLAVGLLLILAGVEGLVRAAVNFGDILGTPSFLWGITVVAAGTSIPDAFVSVRASRKGKGITSTANVLGSNIFDLLCCIPIGVLIAGTAVINYSVAAPMMAVLTLATLILFLMMRTHMIVSRTESWSLLLVYGGFVAWIALESFNVVNLLVNFPPGS from the coding sequence TTGCTGATCTGGGCAGCGGTTGCCGTGGTTGGGACCGCTGTCGTCTGGAAGGGGAGCGGTCTGCTCGAGGCCGCCAGTGAACGCCTGGCCCAGTACTATCGTCTGCCGGAGATTGTACAGGGCGCCATTGTAGTTGCCATCGGCTCAAGCTTTCCGGAGCTGGCGACGGTGGTCGTCTCCACCCTCGTTCACGGCGAATTCGAGCTGGGCGTTGCCGCCATCGTTGGTTCCGCGCTGTTCAACATCATGGTGATTCCCGCCCTGAGTGGCCTGGTCGCCCGAGAGCAGCTGGCGACCAACCGGGACCTTGTCTACAAGGAAGCCCAGTTCTACATGATTGCGGTGGCCACCCTGCTGCTAACGTTTTCCTTCGCCGTTATCTACAACCCCGTTGAGTCAACCGGAGGCCAGTTACAGGGGGAGCTTACCCGGGGGCTGGCGTTCCTGCCCCTGGTGCTTTATGTGGTGTACGTGTTTGTCCAGTACCAGGACACCATGGACTATCAGTCCGACGAGGATGTCTCCCACATTCAGCCTGCAAAGGAGTGGGGCAAACTGGCTGTGGGACTGTTGCTGATTCTCGCCGGTGTTGAAGGACTGGTTCGCGCGGCGGTCAATTTTGGTGACATCCTTGGCACTCCCAGTTTTCTCTGGGGCATCACGGTGGTTGCTGCCGGTACGTCGATCCCGGACGCGTTTGTTTCGGTGCGGGCCTCACGGAAGGGAAAGGGCATCACCAGTACGGCCAACGTCCTTGGCAGTAACATCTTCGACCTGCTCTGCTGTATTCCGATTGGCGTGTTGATCGCCGGCACCGCAGTGATCAACTATTCCGTGGCCGCGCCCATGATGGCGGTGCTGACCCTGGCCACGCTGATTCTTTTCCTGATGATGCGCACGCACATGATTGTGAGCCGAACCGAGTCCTGGAGTCTGCTGCTGGTCTACGGGGGCTTTGTGGCGTGGATTGCCCTTGAATCGTTCAATGTAGTCAATCTGCTTGTGAATTTCCCACCCGGTTCGTGA
- a CDS encoding NnrS family protein produces MPGQRPFAYLYFFPVAAAFSAIALPWSVLARFGLVLALPGLAGPLGHAHEMLFGFAMAVVAGYLLGPQPRRWIRLMLALWLVGRLAFLGWPGSLFAGIANIGFLVALAWRVVPRFSRSAKKWRNKAVAPLILGLCIAGSLFQMLYMAGKSGPLYGLLLEAILLLSTLMFFMAGRMLAPGVAGHLNKQGRELEARVQPWLEGAVLALMGGAVVLNLLPWEALRPLVGILLVLAAVATLVRLLRWPARYCLDRPDLIALMTGYLWLVVGWLSIAAALLVELLPLGTALHGLTIGALGTLTLTVMARTQAQRSHKALRMPFVLYLAIAMISLSALARLVAGSVPMGMGPYLVAAACWSLAYLVLLVFLLRSRHSPKPSPG; encoded by the coding sequence GTGCCCGGCCAACGGCCTTTCGCCTACCTTTACTTTTTCCCGGTGGCGGCAGCCTTTTCCGCCATCGCTTTGCCCTGGTCTGTTCTTGCCCGTTTCGGTCTGGTGCTTGCCTTGCCAGGCCTGGCAGGCCCATTAGGGCATGCCCACGAAATGCTGTTCGGGTTCGCCATGGCGGTTGTTGCCGGCTATTTGCTGGGCCCGCAGCCCAGGCGCTGGATCCGTCTGATGCTGGCTCTCTGGCTGGTTGGCCGACTGGCGTTTCTGGGCTGGCCGGGGAGCCTGTTTGCGGGTATTGCAAACATTGGTTTTCTGGTGGCTCTGGCCTGGCGGGTGGTGCCCCGTTTTTCCCGTTCCGCCAAGAAATGGCGGAACAAGGCGGTAGCGCCGCTGATTCTCGGCCTCTGTATCGCCGGCTCCCTGTTCCAGATGCTGTATATGGCAGGCAAATCCGGTCCTCTTTATGGGCTGCTGTTGGAAGCCATACTCCTTTTGAGCACTCTTATGTTTTTTATGGCGGGGCGCATGCTGGCACCGGGGGTGGCTGGTCATCTGAACAAGCAGGGCCGGGAACTTGAGGCCCGGGTACAGCCCTGGCTGGAGGGTGCCGTCCTGGCTTTGATGGGGGGCGCGGTGGTGCTCAACCTGTTGCCATGGGAAGCGTTGAGACCCCTGGTTGGCATACTGCTGGTGCTGGCAGCGGTCGCAACCCTGGTGCGTCTTCTGCGTTGGCCAGCCAGGTACTGCCTGGATCGGCCCGACCTGATTGCGTTAATGACCGGATACCTCTGGCTGGTGGTCGGGTGGCTGTCGATTGCAGCTGCCTTGTTGGTGGAGCTGCTTCCCCTGGGCACGGCATTGCATGGGCTTACCATTGGGGCGCTGGGCACGCTTACCCTTACGGTCATGGCCCGGACGCAAGCACAGCGCAGCCACAAGGCATTACGTATGCCGTTTGTTCTTTACCTGGCGATTGCCATGATCAGCCTTTCCGCTCTCGCAAGGCTTGTAGCAGGCAGCGTTCCGATGGGTATGGGACCTTACCTGGTAGCCGCTGCCTGCTGGAGTCTGGCCTATCTGGTTCTACTGGTATTTCTCCTCCGGTCTCGGCATTCGCCGAAACCTAGCCCTGGCTGA
- a CDS encoding cryptochrome/photolyase family protein: protein MANLILILGDQLTRDISALENADKDRDLVVMAEVHDEASYTNHHKKKIVLLFSAMRHFARQLEGDGWQVHYQAYHPENEHQSLEALVGEQVKRTNAEKVITTECGEWRLHEQICGWHERLGVPVEIRPDSRFIASKQEFADWAEGRKQLRMEFFYREMRRKTGLLMTGEGEPEGGQWNFDADNRKKWTGKPPAPAPFRVEPDAITREVIALVDEHFADHFGTTEDFHFAVTPGDAEAALEHFIDFALPCFGDYQDAISDSEDWLFHSILSPYINCGLLDPLAVCEAAARAWYSGRAPINAVEGFIRQILGWREFVRGIYWMNMPHYAQENRLGNNRALPWFYWTGETKMRCMHKAIDATRRNAYAHHIQRLMVTGNFALLAGIKPEEICDWYLAVYADAYDWVELPNVLGMVMHADGGYLGSKPYAASGKYIQRMSDHCANCHYKVNKATEADACPFNALYWHFIDRHRDDFANNPRIGMMYRNWDKQKPDKREALLQRAEHLLANLEQL from the coding sequence ATGGCAAACCTGATTCTGATTCTCGGAGACCAGTTAACGAGAGACATCAGCGCCCTCGAGAACGCCGACAAGGATCGGGATCTGGTGGTCATGGCCGAAGTTCACGACGAGGCCAGCTACACCAACCACCACAAGAAAAAGATCGTGCTGCTGTTTAGTGCCATGCGTCACTTTGCCCGGCAACTGGAGGGCGATGGCTGGCAGGTGCATTACCAGGCCTATCATCCGGAAAACGAACACCAGAGCCTCGAGGCGCTGGTGGGCGAGCAGGTTAAGCGAACTAACGCGGAGAAAGTCATCACCACCGAATGCGGTGAATGGCGGCTGCATGAGCAGATCTGTGGTTGGCATGAGCGGCTTGGGGTGCCGGTGGAGATTCGGCCGGACTCGCGGTTTATTGCCAGCAAGCAGGAGTTTGCCGACTGGGCCGAGGGGCGCAAGCAGTTGCGGATGGAGTTCTTCTACCGGGAGATGCGGCGCAAGACTGGGCTGCTGATGACCGGCGAGGGTGAGCCGGAGGGCGGGCAGTGGAATTTTGATGCCGACAACCGGAAGAAGTGGACCGGCAAGCCGCCGGCGCCGGCGCCGTTTCGGGTGGAGCCGGACGCCATCACCCGCGAGGTTATTGCCCTGGTGGACGAGCATTTCGCCGATCATTTCGGCACCACCGAGGACTTTCACTTTGCGGTAACGCCCGGGGATGCCGAGGCGGCGCTCGAGCATTTCATCGATTTCGCCCTGCCCTGTTTCGGCGATTACCAGGACGCGATTTCGGATTCCGAAGACTGGCTGTTCCACTCGATTCTCTCGCCCTACATCAACTGCGGCCTGCTGGATCCGCTCGCAGTGTGCGAGGCGGCGGCCCGGGCGTGGTATTCGGGGCGCGCGCCAATCAACGCGGTGGAGGGGTTTATCCGGCAAATTCTGGGGTGGCGGGAGTTTGTGCGGGGCATTTACTGGATGAACATGCCGCATTATGCGCAGGAAAACCGGCTCGGCAACAATCGCGCCCTGCCCTGGTTCTACTGGACCGGTGAGACGAAGATGCGCTGCATGCACAAGGCCATCGATGCCACCCGCCGCAACGCCTACGCGCACCACATCCAGCGGCTGATGGTGACCGGCAACTTTGCCCTGCTGGCCGGCATCAAACCCGAGGAGATCTGCGACTGGTACCTGGCGGTCTATGCCGATGCCTATGACTGGGTGGAGCTGCCCAACGTACTGGGCATGGTGATGCACGCCGACGGCGGCTACCTGGGCTCAAAACCCTACGCCGCCAGCGGCAAGTACATCCAGCGCATGTCCGACCACTGCGCCAACTGCCATTACAAGGTGAACAAGGCCACCGAGGCAGACGCCTGTCCGTTCAATGCCCTGTACTGGCATTTCATTGACCGACACCGGGACGATTTCGCGAACAACCCCCGCATTGGGATGATGTACCGTAACTGGGACAAGCAGAAGCCGGACAAGCGGGAGGCGCTGCTCCAGCGCGCCGAGCACCTGCTGGCGAACCTGGAGCAGCTCTGA
- a CDS encoding DUF488 domain-containing protein, whose translation MDIRLKRAYEAPARSDGPRVLVDRIWPRGVSKDVANIDHWLKGLAPSTELRKWFGHDPQKWPEFCDRYLKELKCDEAAEDLATLARILDEHKRVTLVFAAKDTEHNNAVALRDYLLKNQI comes from the coding sequence ATGGACATCCGACTTAAACGCGCTTACGAGGCGCCCGCCCGCTCCGATGGGCCTCGGGTACTGGTAGACCGCATCTGGCCCCGGGGCGTGTCAAAAGACGTCGCCAACATCGACCACTGGCTGAAGGGGCTGGCGCCTTCCACCGAGCTGCGTAAATGGTTCGGACATGATCCGCAGAAATGGCCGGAGTTCTGTGACCGCTACCTGAAAGAGCTCAAATGCGATGAGGCCGCAGAGGATCTTGCCACACTCGCCAGGATCCTGGATGAGCACAAGCGCGTGACGCTGGTGTTTGCCGCCAAAGACACCGAGCACAATAACGCCGTGGCGCTCCGGGATTATCTTCTGAAGAACCAGATCTGA
- a CDS encoding ABC transporter ATP-binding protein, with protein MSQLELRSIRKTYPGVAEETLKGIDIDIASGEFLILVGPSGCGKSTLMNTIAGLETISDGSIVLEGKDISTMEPKDRDIAMVFQSYALYPTMSVRENIAFGLKIRGLPKHEIDQEVERVADLLQISQLLNKKPANLSGGQQQRVAMGRALARRPRIYLFDEPLSNLDAKLRVEMRTEIKKLHQRLKTTIVYVTHDQIEAMTLADRIAVLKDGELQQLGTPKEVYNTPANLFVAGFMGSPAMSFVPVTVEQGDQGLYAEVRGNNGNTLRLPVPNYLADRVGRKVILGIRPEHITQPQDQKNDQSLVTKGEFTIEVTEPTGPDVIALIQLNDTNVHCRIDPEHPVTWGETAELMFDMKKVVFFDPETEKRIAPH; from the coding sequence ATGTCTCAACTGGAACTGCGGAGCATCCGCAAAACCTACCCGGGTGTCGCCGAGGAGACCCTCAAGGGCATCGACATCGACATCGCCTCCGGGGAATTCCTGATCCTGGTGGGCCCATCCGGCTGTGGCAAGTCCACCCTGATGAACACCATTGCCGGCCTGGAAACCATTAGCGACGGTTCCATTGTGCTGGAGGGCAAGGACATCTCCACCATGGAGCCGAAGGACCGCGATATCGCCATGGTGTTCCAGTCCTACGCCCTGTACCCCACCATGAGTGTGCGCGAGAACATTGCCTTCGGCCTGAAGATCCGGGGCTTGCCAAAGCACGAAATCGACCAGGAAGTGGAACGGGTGGCGGATCTGCTGCAGATCTCCCAGCTGCTCAACAAAAAGCCGGCGAACCTGTCCGGCGGTCAGCAGCAGCGGGTGGCCATGGGCCGGGCCCTGGCTCGCCGGCCGCGCATCTATCTGTTCGATGAGCCGCTGTCGAACCTCGACGCCAAGCTTCGGGTGGAAATGCGCACGGAGATCAAGAAGCTGCACCAGCGCCTGAAAACCACCATCGTGTACGTGACCCACGACCAGATCGAGGCCATGACCCTGGCCGACCGCATTGCCGTACTCAAGGACGGCGAGCTGCAGCAGCTGGGCACGCCGAAAGAGGTCTACAACACCCCGGCCAACCTGTTTGTGGCCGGATTCATGGGGTCGCCGGCCATGAGCTTCGTGCCCGTGACCGTGGAACAGGGTGATCAGGGATTGTACGCGGAAGTGCGCGGCAACAATGGCAACACGCTAAGGCTGCCGGTGCCGAATTACCTGGCCGACCGCGTGGGACGCAAGGTGATTCTGGGCATTCGCCCGGAACACATCACCCAGCCCCAGGATCAGAAGAACGATCAGAGCCTGGTGACCAAGGGCGAGTTCACCATCGAGGTCACCGAACCCACCGGCCCGGACGTCATCGCGCTGATCCAGCTCAACGACACCAACGTTCACTGCCGGATTGATCCGGAGCACCCGGTGACCTGGGGTGAAACCGCCGAACTGATGTTCGATATGAAAAAGGTGGTGTTCTTCGATCCGGAAACCGAGAAGCGGATTGCGCCCCACTGA
- the ubiU gene encoding ubiquinone anaerobic biosynthesis protein UbiU: MELVCPAGSLPALKTAVDNGANAVYFGFRDSTNARQFAGLNFNEQRAAEGIEYARLRGVRVFCAINTYPQPDGWEQWKSAVDRAAGLGVDAIILADMGLLDYAANRYPHIPRHLSVQGSATSHEALSFYKDNFDIRRAVLPRVLSLDQVRGVAARSPVELEVFGFGSLCIMAEGRCYLSSYLTDESPNTRGACSPAKAVRWQETPQGLESRLNDVLIDRYGPGESAGYPTLCKGRFEVEGSVYHAIEEPVSLNTLDLLPELAALGIRAVKIEGRQRSPAYIAEVARTWRHALDNLAEGADHFTVEPQWQKSLAGLSEGGLTTLGAYHRKWK, encoded by the coding sequence ATGGAACTTGTGTGCCCGGCCGGCAGCCTGCCGGCACTGAAAACCGCCGTGGATAATGGTGCCAACGCGGTGTATTTCGGTTTCAGGGACAGCACCAACGCCCGCCAGTTTGCCGGCCTGAACTTCAATGAACAGCGCGCGGCTGAAGGTATCGAGTACGCCCGGCTGCGCGGCGTCAGGGTGTTCTGCGCGATCAACACCTACCCCCAGCCCGACGGCTGGGAGCAATGGAAGAGTGCGGTGGACCGCGCCGCCGGGCTCGGGGTGGACGCCATCATCCTGGCGGATATGGGCCTGCTCGACTACGCTGCTAACCGCTACCCCCATATTCCCCGTCACCTGTCGGTGCAGGGCTCGGCCACGAGCCATGAGGCGCTTTCCTTCTACAAGGACAACTTCGATATTCGCCGGGCGGTTCTGCCGCGGGTTCTGTCGCTGGACCAGGTTCGCGGTGTTGCCGCGCGCAGCCCCGTGGAGCTTGAGGTCTTTGGCTTCGGCAGTCTTTGCATCATGGCGGAGGGTCGCTGTTATCTGTCGTCCTATCTCACCGACGAGTCCCCCAATACCCGGGGCGCCTGCTCACCGGCCAAGGCGGTGCGCTGGCAGGAAACCCCTCAGGGACTTGAGTCCCGTCTGAACGACGTTCTTATTGACCGCTACGGCCCGGGTGAGTCGGCGGGCTACCCGACTCTCTGCAAAGGCCGCTTTGAAGTGGAGGGCAGCGTTTATCACGCCATCGAGGAGCCGGTCAGCCTGAACACCCTGGACCTTTTGCCGGAGCTGGCGGCCCTGGGTATTCGCGCCGTGAAGATTGAAGGCCGGCAACGCAGCCCCGCCTACATTGCCGAAGTGGCACGGACCTGGCGCCATGCCCTGGACAACCTGGCCGAGGGGGCCGACCACTTTACGGTGGAGCCCCAGTGGCAGAAATCCCTGGCTGGCCTGTCCGAGGGCGGACTGACCACCCTCGGTGCCTACCACCGAAAATGGAAATAG